In Candidatus Methylomirabilis tolerans, a single genomic region encodes these proteins:
- a CDS encoding CBS domain-containing protein, which yields MKVRDGMMTELVTALPWETAAEVARKMRDYKVGCVLISNEGKLLGLITDRGITVKCVAEGWNPQTTRIEEIMTRNPYTIAPDFEMAEAARLFGQRKVRRFPVVEDGQKLLGILSVADVAPDFKTYFDGIFHELVEWRHGAKGQQAGWESTCAH from the coding sequence ATGAAAGTACGAGACGGCATGATGACCGAATTGGTGACGGCTTTACCGTGGGAGACCGCCGCCGAGGTCGCGCGCAAGATGCGAGACTACAAAGTGGGGTGCGTGCTGATCTCTAACGAGGGCAAGCTCCTTGGCCTCATTACCGACCGAGGGATCACCGTTAAGTGTGTCGCCGAAGGGTGGAACCCGCAGACTACACGGATCGAGGAGATCATGACCCGCAATCCCTATACGATCGCCCCGGATTTCGAGATGGCTGAGGCCGCACGGCTCTTCGGCCAGCGGAAAGTCAGGCGCTTCCCTGTTGTCGAGGACGGCCAGAAGCTGCTTGGCATCCTCTCCGTCGCCGATGTGGCCCCCGACTTTAAGACGTACTTTGACGGGATCTTCCATGAGCTCGTCGAATGGCGTCATGGGGCAAAGGGCCAGCAGGCTGGATGGGAGAGCACCTGCGCCCACTAG
- a CDS encoding flavin reductase family protein, with protein MDEHSVAAVLDKLDYEIFVLTAAHQDRSSGQIVCWVVPATIVPQVPRLLVGVGRTTFTRELIEVSRKFILNLLGKDQWPLVAHFGFRSGRETDKFATVPFERGVTGSPILLGTVGYLECEVRAVLDAGAHLFYLADVIEGKVVADRSPLCLHHLPDVLPPEDFATMRRLLEHDAQCNLGLLTK; from the coding sequence ATGGACGAACATAGTGTTGCGGCGGTGCTCGATAAACTGGATTACGAGATTTTTGTTCTGACGGCGGCCCATCAGGACCGATCCAGTGGCCAGATTGTGTGCTGGGTGGTGCCGGCAACGATCGTCCCGCAGGTCCCCCGCCTTCTGGTCGGGGTCGGCCGGACGACCTTTACCCGGGAACTTATCGAGGTCAGCAGAAAGTTTATACTGAACCTACTCGGGAAGGATCAATGGCCATTGGTGGCCCACTTCGGCTTCCGATCCGGCAGAGAAACGGACAAGTTTGCCACGGTCCCATTTGAGCGCGGGGTGACCGGCAGCCCCATCCTGCTGGGCACTGTCGGCTACCTGGAGTGCGAAGTCAGGGCTGTCCTCGATGCCGGAGCTCACCTCTTTTACCTGGCTGACGTCATCGAGGGGAAGGTCGTGGCCGACCGAAGCCCGCTCTGCCTGCACCACTTGCCTGACGTGCTACCGCCGGAGGATTTCGCCACCATGCGGCGGCTCCTTGAGCATGACGCCCAGTGCAACCTTGGGCTCCTCACAAAATAG